Proteins from one Nyctibius grandis isolate bNycGra1 chromosome 2, bNycGra1.pri, whole genome shotgun sequence genomic window:
- the RELT gene encoding tumor necrosis factor receptor superfamily member 19L, with protein MLRSLLVMKRSGMRWWLVAVLGVLSGPGAGARSCGQQEQGTPRCPPGEEPAGAPVGSCRPCPPGTFSPGDVSCSAHTRCQAGNRILVAPGTAVTDSRCGACLPGFYSPEGEREPRGRCLPCATAPRSTPGCPGRRRARSPETPGQPMGTNGTWVTLMGEEEEEAAQAAVLTIVPVFCTMGLLGILVCNLLKKKGYHCTASKDLQPRGTGPISIYQLEDANEDTIGVLVRLITEKKENAAALEELLKEHHSQQLMPPPGCTPSNKLHLLPQFPPTCHHQQHLHTVQGPAPCARCSQKKWPEVLPSLGATKVPKPRAHPAEVTILSIGRFRVSRIPEMRSEVGGEPPRGPLPTGTGMWPPWLKSTDGPPEPKSQSAQENMVVMLCSP; from the exons ATGCTGCG GTCTCTCCTGGTGATGAAGAGGAGTGGGATGCGCTGGTGGCTCGTCGCTGTCCTGGGG GTGCTGAGCGGACCCGGCGCGGGGGCCAGGAGCTGTggtcagcaggagcagggcacaCCGCGATGCCCACCCGGAGAGGAGCCGGCCGGG GCACCAGTGGGGTCGTGCCGACCTTGTCCCCCCGGCACCTTCTCACCGGGGGACGTATCCTGCTCCGCTCACACCCGCTGCCAGGCTGGGAACAGGATCCTGGTGGCACCGGGGACAGCGGTGACCGACAGCCGCTGCGGAGCGTGCCTGCCGGG GTTTTACAGCCctgaaggggagagggagccccggggccggTGCCTGCCCTGCGCCACCGCTccccgcagcaccccggggtgcccag GCCGGCGGCGAGCCCGCAGCCCCGAAACACCGGGCCAGCCGATGGGGACCAACGGGACATGGGTGACCTTGatgggtgaggaagaggaggaggcggcgCAGGCGGCCGTGCTCACCATCGTGCCGGTCTTCTGCACCATGGGGTTGTTGGGCATCTTGGTCTGCAACCTGCTGAAGAAGAAGGGTTACCACTGCACCGCCAGCAAGGACCTCCAGCCCCGCGGCACCG GTCCCATCTCCATCTACCAGCTGGAGGACGCCAACGAGGACACCATCGGGGTGCTGGTGCGGTTGATCACCGAGAAGAAAG AAAACGCCGCAgcgctggaggagctgctgaaggagcATCACAGCCAACAGCTGATGCCACCACCAGGCTGCACCCCCTCAAATAA GCTCcacctcctgcctcagtttccccctacctgccaccaccagcagcacctccaCACAGTGCAGGGGCCAGCCCCGTGCGCCCGCTGCAGCCAGAAGAAGTGGCCTGAGGTGCTGCCATCGCTTGGTGCCACCAAGGTCCCCAAACCCAGGGCTCACCCCGCTGAGGTGACCATCCTCTCCATTGGCAG GTTTCGGGTATCCCGGATCCCCGAGATGAGGAGCGAGGTGGGGGGAGAACCCCCCCGTGGTCCCCTCCCCACCGGTACCGGGATGTGGCCCCCATGGTTGAAAAGCACCGATGGCCCCCCCGAG cCAAAGTCTCAGTCAGCCCAGGAGAACATGGTGGTGATGCTCTGCTCACCATAA